From Marivirga harenae, one genomic window encodes:
- the yjjX gene encoding inosine/xanthosine triphosphatase, whose amino-acid sequence MLFKSIVASKNPVKIEATKAAFKKMFPEREIRCEGVSVSSEVRDQPMSQQETLAGAEKRALNAQREIPNADFWIGIEGGIHDDEFGMQAFAWIVVLSKNAASQAQTAVFYLPEPIAKMVREGVELGDADDLYFGRSNSKQKEGAVGILTNGEIDRKTYYEHAMVMALIPFANKIK is encoded by the coding sequence ATGTTATTTAAATCAATTGTAGCCTCTAAAAATCCAGTTAAAATAGAAGCAACCAAAGCAGCTTTTAAAAAAATGTTTCCGGAACGGGAGATTAGATGCGAAGGTGTTTCTGTTTCATCAGAAGTGCGAGATCAGCCCATGTCCCAGCAAGAAACGCTTGCTGGAGCAGAAAAAAGAGCTTTGAATGCTCAGCGCGAAATACCCAATGCAGATTTTTGGATAGGAATAGAAGGTGGTATTCATGATGACGAATTCGGAATGCAAGCTTTTGCTTGGATTGTTGTCCTTTCAAAAAATGCTGCAAGTCAAGCACAAACCGCTGTATTTTATCTGCCCGAACCCATAGCTAAAATGGTCAGGGAAGGAGTAGAACTAGGAGATGCAGATGATCTCTATTTCGGTCGATCAAATTCGAAACAAAAAGAGGGGGCTGTGGGAATATTGACCAATGGAGAAATCGATAGAAAAACATA